The following proteins are co-located in the Pyricularia oryzae 70-15 chromosome 1, whole genome shotgun sequence genome:
- a CDS encoding oxidoreductase: MASKAFYAIVAGVGPGTGRAAALRLAKAYPVVLLARKPDSYNDLVAEIKSGGGSAVGISADTSDAGSVRSAFAAIKNELPDSKLAAAVYNVGTGFAIKPFLEHSAEELESSLSANAGGLFNFAQSSIPLLLESVDGAPHPPTLIVTGATASLKGSARFATFAAGKFAKRAIAQSLAREFGPKGVHIAHVIVDGIIDTPRTKEYRANDGAPDGAIDPNAIADTFWHLHTQPRSAFTFEADLRPFVEKF, encoded by the exons ATGGCGTCCAAAGCCTTCTACGCCATCGTAGCGGGCGTCGGTCCAGGCACCGGGCGCGCCGCGGCTCTGCGGCTCGCCAAGGCGTACCcggtggtgctgctggcgcGCAAGCCCGACAGCTACAACGACCTGGTGGCGGAGATCAAGTCTGGCGGCGGCAGTGCGGTCGGCATCTCGGCCGACACGTCGGACGCGGGCTCGGTCAGGTCCGCGTTCGCGGCCATCAAGAACGAGCTGCCGGATAGCAAGCTGGCGGCCGCGGTCTACAACGTCGGCACGGGGTTCGCCATCAAGCCGTTCCTTGAGCACAGTGCCGAGGAGCTCGAGTCGAGCTTGTCTGCTAATGC AGGCGGCCTGTTCAACTTTGCACAGAGCTCCATCCCGCTGCTTCTCGAGTCGGTAGACGGTGCTCCTCACCCGCCGACCTTGATTGTGACGGGGGCTACGGCTTCGCTCAAGGGCTCGGCGAGATTCGCAACCTTTGCTGCGGGCAAGTTCGCCAAGCGTGCCATTGCGCAATCCCTAGCCAGGGAGTTTGGACCAAAG GGTGTCCATATTGCCCATGTCATCGTCGACGGCATAATCGATACACCCAGAACAAAGGAGTACAGGGCCAACGACGGAGCGCCAGATGGAGCCATCGACCCCAATGCT ATCGCCGACACTTTTTGGCATCTTCATACCCAGCCCCGGTCCGCATTTACCTTTGAGGCGGACCTGAGACCTTTTGTTGAGAAGTTCTGA
- a CDS encoding translation machinery-associated protein 46 — protein MPPKKNDKAGGKKPSVTKVVDDKTFGMKNKKGGAAQKQIAQLQAQAKSGGNAEQKRKEAEKAAREREKKAAEDAKREADLLLNKPAQIQKVPFGVDPKTVLCIFFKKGNCEKGKKCKFSHDLDVERKTEKKSLYTDTRENEDDKKKAETSADWDEDKLRSVVLSKKGNQRTTTDKVCKYFIEAIEDGKYGWFWICPNGGDKCMYKHALPQGFVLKTKEDRAREKALLDKSPLKTLTLEEFLESERHKLTGTLTPVTPESFAKWKKDRLDKKAAEEQARKAKDATGRALFESGNWRTEEDDDDAEDDDDPWNLEKLRAETEAIRQRKEEERLAIENGVTVPGAPGT, from the exons ATGCCTCCAAAAAAGAACGACAAGGCCGGGGGCAAGAAGCCCAGCGTGACCAAGGTCGTCGATGACAAGACCTTTGGTatgaagaacaagaagggTGGTGCCGCTCAAAAGCAGATTGCACAACTGCAGGCCCAGGCCAAGTCTGGTGGCAACGCCGAGCAGAAGCGCAAGGAGGCAGAGAAGGCGGCACGCGAGCGCGAAAAGAAGGCCGCAGAGGACGCCAAGCGCGAGGCAGACCTACTCCTCAACAAGCCCGCCCAGATCCAAAAGGTGCCCTTTGGCGTCGACCCGAAGACGGTGCTTTGCATCTTCTTCAAGAAGGGCAACTGCGAGAAGGGCAAGAAGTGCAAGTTCAGTCACGACCTGGACGTCGAGCGCAAGACGGAGAAGAAGAGTTTGTACACCGACACTAGGGAGAATGAggacgacaagaagaaggctgAGACCTCGGCCGACTGGGACGAGGACAAGCTGAGGAGTGTCGTTCTAAGCAAGAAGGGCAACCAGCGGACCACGACGGACAAGGTCTGCAAATACTTTATCGAGGCTATCGAGGATGGCAAGTACGGATGGTTCTGGATTTGTCCAAACGGAGGTGACAAGTGCATGTACAAACACGCTTTGCCGCAAGG CTTCGTGCTCAAGACCAAAGAAGATCGAGCTCGTGAAAAGGCCCTACTGGACAAGTCGCCCCTCAAGACTCTGACGCTCGAAGAATTTTTGGAGTCAGAAAGGCACAAGCTGACGGGAACTTTAACGCCCGTGACGCCCGAGTCATTCGCCAAGTGGAAGAAGGACCGGTTGGACAAGAAGGCGGCTGAGGAGCAGGCTCGCAAGGCCAAGGATGCGACAGGACGTGCTCTCTTCGAGAGCGGCAACTGGCGCACcgaagaggacgacgacgatgccgaggatgatgacgaccCCTGGAACTTGGAGAAACTGCGTGCCGAGACGGAAGCTATCAGGCAGCGCAAGGAGGAAGAGCGGTTGGCAATTGAGAACGGCGTCACGGTGCCAGGGGCGCCAGGTACCTGA
- a CDS encoding AGC/RSK protein kinase: MSALKTTTNEKTSTGDKLRNFFKINNNRRRLPFGRSKTGHEAPQAKSTRADDSDGAQYTTHDDESQDANEPHSTPADSEAARRIRRVKSEPSQLGLIFGYLSGGRPATSGRGKEKTLLANKNASAVGLVGTSSSTPTPGPSSTGGGECVIPSAGGEIVVVPTPNAATPPHGGPKQKLVAYHRTYSSNSIKKGPVRVGPEDFEKLKLIGKGDVGKVYLVREKKRDKLFALKMLDKDEMIRRNKIKRTVTEQEILQVMNHPFIVSLHHSFQSQKYLYLCMEYCSGGEFFRALQSRPGKCISEEAARFYIAEVISALEYLHMNGLIYRDLKPENILLHESGHIMLSDFDLSKISGQDGMPTMIVGRNGTTTMLDTRSCLEGYRTNSFVGTEEYIAPEVIKGHGHSVAVDWWTVGILSFEMIYGVTPFKGKNRNATFANVMREDVHFPDDPELSPMGKSFIRKCLIKDENRRLGAIAGAAELKRHPWFRTTQWALLRHLTPPIIPDQGPDGNFRTLKDSQSVDIGGATRKVADDDPFSAFSSVTLHYGDDK, encoded by the exons ATGTCTGCCTTAAAAACAACCACGAATGAGAAGACCTCAACAGGGGACAAGCTCAGGAATTTCTTCAagatcaacaacaacaggcGCCGCCTCCCTTTCGGTCGTTCCAAGACGGGCCACGAGGCGCCCCAGGCCAAATCGACCCGGGCCGACGACAGCGATGGGGCGCAATATACGACGCACGACGACGAATCTCAAGATGCAAACGAGCCACACTCCACACCCGCTGACAGCGAAGCTGCCAGGAGGATAAGACGCGTGAAGAGTGAACCGTCCCAGCTTGGTCTCATCTTTGGCTACCTCAGCGGGGGTCGGCCGGCAACATCGGGCAGGGGGAAGGAAAAGACCCTCCTTGCCAACAAGAACGCCAGCGCTGTTGGCCTCGTCGGAACGTCAAGTTCGACCCCGACCCCGGGCCCGTCGTCCACCGGTGGCGGTGAATGCGTCATACCATCGGCGGGGGGTGAGATCGTTGTCGTCCCGACGCCGAACGCTGCTACACCGCCGCACGGTGGACCGAAACAGAAGCTCGTCGCATATCACAGGACGTACAGCTCGAATTCGATAAAGAAAGGGCCGGTCCGGGTCGGACCCGAAGACTTTGAGAAGCTCAAGCTCATCGGCAAGGGCGATGTCGGCAAAGTGTACCTGGTACGCGAAAAGAAGCGAGATAAGCTCTTTGCCCTCAAGA TGTTGGACAAGGACGAAATGATCCGTAGGAACAAGATCAAGAGGACGGTCACCGAACAGGAGATCCTTCAGGTTATGAACCACCCATTCATCGTGTCATTACACCATTCATTCCAGTCGCAAAAGTATCTGTATTTGTGCATGGAGTACTGCAGTGGCGGCGAGTTCTTCAGGGCGCTTCAATCTCGACCGGGGAAGTGCATCTCTGAGGAGGCTGCGAGGTTTTATATCGCTGAGGTCATCTCCGCGCTTGAGTACCTCCACATGAACGGTTTGATCTACCGAGATCTCAAGCCTGAGA ACATCCTCCTGCACGAGTCAGGTCACATCATGTTATCCGATTTCGATCTGTCAAAGATCTCAGGTCAGGACGGCATGCCCACCATGATAGTCGGTAGAAACGGCACCACGACAATGCTCGACACACGGTCTTGTTTGGAAGGCTACCGCACCAACTCGTTCGTCGGTACCGAAGAGTACATTGCGCCCGAGGTGATTAAGGGTCACGGGCACAGTGTTGCTGTGGACTGGTGGACCGTGGGCATTCTATCATTTGAGATGATATACGGCGTCACACCATTCAAGGGCAAGAACCGCAACGCAACCTTTGCAAATGTCATGAGAGAGGATGTGCACTTTCCGGACGACCCGGAGCTTTCACC GATGGGCAAATCATTCATCAGGAAATGTTTGATCAAGGACGAAAACCGACGCCTTGGAGCCATCGCTGGTGCCGCCGAGCTCAAGCGTCACCCCTGGTTCAGGACGACGCAGTGGGCCCTCCTAAGACATTTGACACCACCTATAATCCCCGATCAAGGCCCGGATGGCAACTTCCGCACACTCAAGGACAGCCAGAGCGTGGACATTGGAGGCGCAACACGCAAGGTCGCGGATGATGACCCGTTCTCGGCATTTAGCAGTGTGACGCTGCACTATGGAGATGATAAGTAG
- a CDS encoding DNA repair protein RAD16 has translation MTRRTRSSLARAGKVLADDDVDILAEEASASKASLGGKLKRDRPSTSSSKTPSVASASTGGSASTSASGYSTPMTSAVATPLPTIAVNQTSGSRLEINIPLQPPADSKKVLRKSVYSLNGASKRKWNEVDDSDEELSDSSPDAVLARRLQKAEETDFTGSSSAKQAMYSGTSSTRRSTRSLKQRPVVHDLDSEDDVLTASIKSKFKSKRQATPAKFVADSEDGSAFSSAPDANDSDQADNIAVNGSSDEFDDEVQTTKPRKQAHRVDRRASQPIPKRRKIVPRATLVLDSESESSAPPSEWTDSDDDEGLGDAPSETPRAVTRVRRGRTSTTRVGGHMTREERDRAKLEKNHPYLKTLWADFEAKAVVDPPPASQPTNISRNLKPFQLQGLAWMKAMEQTEWKGGLLGDEMGLGKTIQAVSLVMSDWPAKKPSLVLAPPVALMQWMSEIQSYTEGTLKTIVYHGSNAKTKKMTKAELKGYDVIIMSYNSLQSMYAKQEKGVSKKDGIYKEKSLLHSIDFHRVILDEAHYIKSRTTMTSKACLALKTTYRWCLTGTPLQNRIGEFFSLVRFLKIEPFANYLCRDCDCSALDWCLNDKYQCKKCGHGGLRHVSVFNQELLNPIQTYGRTLKGAEAFRKLRLLTSKIMLRRQKKDHMDSMELPLKEIIIDRQFFGEVEKDLAGSIMHNNQRKFDTYVAQGVVLNNYANIFGLLSQMRQVADHPDLILKKNNEPGVNIMVCCICDDTAEDAIKSQCKHEFCRACASSYVNSTPQPTCPRCHIVLSIDLEQPEIEQDQEMTKKNSIINRIRMENWTSSTKMEMLVHSLQKLRSDNSSHKSIIFSQFTGMLQLIEWRLRRAGITTVMLDGSMTPAQRAASIDHFMNNVDVECFLVSLKAGGVALNLTEASRVFIVDPWWNPAAEWQSADRVHRIGQTRPVVITRLCIEDSIESRIVELQEKKTKMINSTVNSDDVALDSLEPEDLQFLFRGN, from the exons ATGACTAGGCGGACGCGCAGCTCGCTCGCCCGCGCCGGAAAGGTGCTGGCCGATGACGATGTCGATATCCTCGCAGAAGAGGCATCTG CAAGCAAGGCATCGTTGGGAGGCAAACTTAAACGAGACAGACCCTCGACTTCGAGCAGCAAGACGCCATCGGTTGCATCTGCTTCCACTGGTGGTAGCGCCTCTACCTCTGCTAGTGGCTACTCGACGCCCATGACCAGTGCAGTTGCAACCCCTCTCCCGACAATCGCTGTCAATCAGACGTCTGGTTCCAGGCTCGAGATTAATATTCCCCTTCAGCCGCCAGCTGACAGCAAGAAGGTTCTCAGAAAGAGTGTGTACAGTCTGAACGGAGCCTCGAAGCGAAAGTGGAACGAGGTGGATGATAGCGATGAAGAGCTTTCTGATTCCTCTCCGGATGCAGTCTTGGCCAGAAGGTTACAGAAAGCGGAGGAGACCGATTTCACTGGCAGCAGTTCTGCCAAACAGGCCATGTATTCAGGAACCTCGTCGACTAGGCGCTCGACTAGGAGTCTGAAGCAAAGGCCAGTCGTCCATGACCTTGACTCTGAAGATGATGTGCTCACGGCGTCCATCAAGTCAAAATTCAAGTCGAAGAGACAGGCAACCCCAGCTAAGTTCGTTGCAGACTCGGAAGATGGGTCGGCCTTCTCTTCGGCTCCTGATGCCAATGATTCCGATCAAGCCGACAATATAGCCGTGAACGGCTCATCTGACGAGTTTGATGATGAGGTTCAGACTACAAAGCCTCGCAAACAAGCCCACAGAGTTGATCGCAGAGCCTCGCAGCCGATTCCCAAGCGCCGCAAGATTGTCCCACGTGCCACTCTGGTGCTCGACTCCGAATCCGAATCGTCTGCTCCACCTAGTGAGTGGACCGATAGTGATGACGATGAAGGTCTTGGCGATGCTCCGTCGGAAACCCCTCGGGCCGTTACACGGGTCAGACGTGGCAGAACAAGTACTACACGTGTCGGCGGCCATATGACACGTGAGGAGAGGGATCGGGCCAAGCTTGAGAAGAACCATCCCTACCTTAAGACACTATGGGCGGATTTTGAAGCCAAAGCAGTTGTGGACCCTCCTCCGGCAAGCCAACCGACGAACATTTCTCGAAATCTGAAGCCTTTCCAGCTTCAAGGCCTGGCATGGATGAAAGCAATGGAGCAGACGGAATGGAAAGGTGGACTTCTCGGCGATGAGATGGGCCTTGGCAAGACTATACAAGCCGTGTCCCTCGTCATGTCGGACTGGCCAGCCAAGAAACCTTCACTGGTTCTCGCACCGCCGGTAGCATTGATGCAGTGGATGAGCGAAATTCAATCCTATACTGAAGGTACCCTCAAAACTATCGTCTATCATGGATCCAACGCCAAGACCAAGAAGATGACCAAGGCTGAGCTGAAGGGATATGACGTGATTATCATGTCGTACAACAGTCTTCAGTCGATGTACGCAAAGCAAGAGAAAGGCGTCAGCAAGAAAGATGGTATTTACAAGGAGAAGAGTCTGCTTCATTCGATTGACTTCCACCGAGTTATCTTGGATGAAGCCCACTACATCAAGTCTCGCACCACCATGACCTCCAAAGCCTGCCTGGCACTCAAAACAACTTACAGATGGTGCCTTACTGGCACTCCCCTCCAGAATCGCATTGGAGAATTCTTCTCGCTCGTACGGTTCTTGAAGATTGAACCGTTTGCCAACTATCTTTGCAGGGATTGTGACTGCTCAGCTTTGGATTGGTGCCTTAACGACAAGTATCAATGCAAGAAGTGCGGCCATGGTGGTTTGCGCCATGTCTCGGTGTTCAATCAAGAGCTTCTCAACCCTATTCAGACCTATGGAAGAACGTTGAAGGGCGCAGAGGCCTTCCGGAAGCTTCGCTTGCTCACCTCAAAAATTATGCTACGGCGTCAAAAGAAAGACCATATGGACTCCATGGAACTGCCGCTCAAGGAAATTATCATCGATCGTCAGTTCTTCGGTGAGGTTGAGAAAGATTTGGCGGGCAGTATCATGCACAACAACCAGCGCAAGTTTGATACTTATGTAGCACAGGGTGTTGTCTTGAACAACTACGCCAACATCTTTGGCCTTCTGAGCCAGATGCGCCAGGTTGCCGACCACCCCGATCTCATCTTGAAGAAGAACAACGAGCCTGGTGTCAACATTATGGTCTGTTGCATTTGTGACGACACTGCAGAGGACGCCATCAAGTCTCAATGCAAGCATGAGTTCTGTCGGGCGTGTGCCTCTAGCTATGTCAACTCCACACCTCAGCCGACTTGCCCGAGATGTCACATTGTACTCTCCATTGACTTGGAGCAGCCAGAAATCGAGCAAGATCAGGAAATGACCAAGAAGAATTCCATCATCAACCGAATTCGTATGGAGAACTGGACTTCGTCCACAAAAATGGAGATGCTAGTACACTCTCTACAGAAGCTTCGGTCCGACAACTCATCACACAAATCCATTATCTTCTCTCAATTCACCGGTATGCTGCAGCTCATTGAGTGGCGCCTTCGCCGAGCTGGAATCACAACTGTCATGCTCGATGGTAGCATGACCCCAGCCCAGCGAGCTGCCTCTATCGATCATTTCATGAACAACGTGGATGTCGAGTGCTTCTTGGTTTCACTCAAGGCTGGAGGAGTGGCTCTGAACCTGACCGAGGCATCGCGTGTTTTTATAGTTGACCC TTGGTGGAACCCAGCCGCTGAGTGGCAGTCAGCCGATCGTGTTCACCGAATTGGACAGACCCGACCTGTGGTCATCACGCGTCTTTGCATTGAGGACTCGATCGAAAGTCGAATTGTCGAGCTGCAGGAGAAGAAGACAAAGATGATCAACTCGACTGTCAACTCTGACGACGTTGCCTTGGACTCGCTGGAGCCAGAGGATCTCCAGTTTCTGTTCCGCGGAAACTAG
- a CDS encoding DNA repair protein Rad7: MMSRFNRQNGRDTEPRAPRNQRIAGPTSALTDYLAANNISAADIALNHSRRQQAALTEAVAAEAASNRPRSTNRNGSSQRTSTSGPSNQSGNLPGALTNASSVAALADGVNPTIYKKKLTKAEAKAIEHYKTTDDFANAKQYYQGNVEDEDQLARMFYFTAKKAVGQFENCANCGKRFTVTAYSSADPGGGLLCTACGKELAKEAPKKRKQAASGGPIGKRRAAQSRVLDGTGSIGVKSLVEICIQHLSKNIELADDLGVLPEHVVDRISRILAKRRKFNSEVLPLFLQPGTRALRIYDSANLSSQDMISIFQVIPDLKILQLRNAIQFKNEVMSYLLDRPTKLEVLSLHGCNLITTELWERFFVEKGQNLHTLQVYRCGDYFTDTLVAKAVEHCPNLKRLKLQENLNVTYASLESLQSLSKLEHLSLKLWNQDIPNPALVSLIDALGSKLQTLSLKLVEDANDTVLQAIHRNCKSLSKLRITGSKAFTDDALMRLFTNWANPPLRFVSFENCRSMTHGENLEEVGLCDKGFGALMAHSGRKIQHINVESCRHISAAAFLAAFDQDKTYPDLETIEISFCENVTDFIVGSIFRSCPALKWIKVFGCMKVKDVLVPRGRILIGVPTAAGMQIEGYA; this comes from the exons ATGAT GAGTCGATTCAACAGACAAAATGGACGGGACACCGAGCCTCGGGCGCCTCGTAATCAAAGGATTGCTGGACC AACCTCGGCCTTGACCGACTACCTGGCA GCAAATAACATTTCTGCAGCAGATATTGCGCTTAATCATAGTCGACGACAACAAGCAGCACTCACAGAGGCCGTAGCTGCAGAGGCTGCCTCAAACAGGCCTCGATCAACTAACCGTAATGGGTCCTCACAACGCACATCAACTTCTGGTCCATCGAACCAGTCTGGCAACCTCCCCGGCGCCTTGACGAACGCTTCTTCTGTGGCCGCCCTCGCCGACGGTGTGAACCCCACAATCTACAAGAAGAAGCTAACCaaggccgaggccaaggccatAGAGCATTACAAGACAACCGACGACTTCGCAAATGCTAAGCAGTACTATCAGGGCAACGTCGAGGATGAGGATCAACTCGCTCGCATGTTCTACTTCACGGCCAAAAAGGCTGTCGGTCAGTTTGAGAACTGTGCCAACTGTGGGAAACGCTTTACCGTGACTGCTTATTCGTCTGCGGATCCTGGCGGTGGCCTTCTCTGCACTGCATGCGGTaaggagctggccaaggaggcTCCTAAGAAGAGGAAGCAAGCTGCATCAGGTGGGCCCATAGGCAAACGGAGAGCTGCACAAAGCCGTGTCTTGGACGGTACGGGATCTATCGGCGTCAAGAGTTTGGTGGAAATTTGCATCCAGCACCTGTCCAAAAACATTGAGCTCGCAGACGATCTCGGTGTTCTGCCAGAGCATGTTGTCGACCGGATTTCGCGCATCTTGGCCAAACGCCGCAAGTTTAACTCAGAGGTTCTCCCCCTCTTCCTGCAACCAGGAACCCGAGCTCTCCGGATATATGATAGCGCCAACCTAAGCAGCCAGGACATGATCAGTATCTTCCAAGTAATACCGGATCTCAAGATACTTCAGCTACGGAACGCAATTCAGTTCAAGAACGAGGTCATGAGCTATCTCTTGGACAGACCAACAAAGCTCGAGGTCTTGTCCCTGCATGGATGCAATCTCATCACAACTGAACTGTGGGAAAGGTTCTTTGTCGAGAAGGGGCAAAATCTGCACACCCTGCAGGTTTATCGATGCGGCGATTACTTTACAGACACACTGGTTGCGAAAGCAGTTGAGCACTGTCCAAACCTCAAGCGACTCAAGCTACAGGAAAACTTGAACGTCACCTACGCAAGCCTGGAGTCACTGCAGTCCCTCAGCAAACTGGAACACTTAAGTCTCAAGCTATGGAATCAGGATATACCTAACCCTGCTCTCGTCTCCCTTATCGATGCGCTGGGCTCAAAGCTTCAGACTCTGTCTCTGAAGTTGGTCGAAGATGCCAACGATACTGTTTTGCAAGCGATCCACCGGAATTGCAAAAGCCTTTCGAAACTGCGCATTACCGGCTCCAAGGCGTTTACAGATGACGCCCTCATGAGGCTCTTCACGAACTGGGCAAACCCTCCGCTGCGGTTCGTTTCGTTCGAGAATTGCCGGAGCATGACACATGGAGAGAATCTTGAAGAGGTTGGTCTTTGCGACAAGGGCTTTGGCGCTTTGATGGCGCATTCGGGACGCAAGATACAGCACATCAACGTTGAATCATGTCGCCACATTTCAGCGGCGGCCTTTTTGGCTGCCTTTGACCAGGACAAGACGTACCCAGACCTCGAGACTATCGAGATCAGCTTCTGCGAGAATGTCACGGATTTCATCGTCGGCAGCATTTTCAGGAGCTGTCCCGCCCTGAAGTGGATAAAAGTTTTTGGCTGCATGAAAGTCAAGGACGTGCTTGTTCCGCGCGGACGGATCTTGATTGGCGTGCCTACCGCTGCTGGAATGCAGATTGAGGGTTATGCTTAA
- a CDS encoding 4-coumaryl-CoA ligase, with product MTTVVERTPEGVIYRAAKPFPVPDLDILSLLFDSKHSAATPESVIHVSADDPSLQLNVSRARTLTHATSAALRRHFSIGAGGPGRDIVSVVSLGHYLLPVLCYGIIGAGGVLSAAAAASTPSELARQLSSSESKILCCVEALKDVAVKAVEEAGWGRGGGGRVLIMGEGKEWTLKVVQGDGSLGRNLINENDLLPWQAITDRKTLEDSFVIMIYSSGTTGLPKGVKLSHRNLVAQTVIPGDLLRQSWGGSQPKWDYRTLAHLPMAHIAGIQGYLINPFYVNGTVYWMPRFDWPKFLQYNKQYKITIFFTAPPIYLMITKSPDVKDHFASLVRAISGAAPLGKELQHAASRKLGTGQNVFISQTWGLSETCGSATLMPPGIDDDTGSVSALMPNMEARIVDDEDRDVEPGQPGEVLLRGPVVCNGYYKNEAADRESFTKAADGGRWFRTGDVAHVRDGLIYIIDRKKELIKYKGLQVAPAELEALLLTHPAVLDAAVIGVPAVEGDETSEVPRAYVVADRKKIDAEAIKDFVKRNAANHKQLRGGVVFVDAIPKSPAGKILRRDLRAMATRGQSKL from the exons ATGACCACCGTAGTTGAGAGAACGCCGGAGGGCGTTATTTACAGGGCTGCCAAACCATTCCCTGTGCCTGATCTGGATATCTTGTCACTTTTGTTCG ACTCAAAACACAGCGCAGCAACTCCAGAGTCCGTCATTCACGTCTCAGCCGATGACCCGTCTCTGCAATTGAACGTTTCGCGTGCCAGGACCCTCACGCACGCGACGTCAGCCGCCCTCCGGCGCCACTTCAGCATTGGCGCCGGCGGTCCAGGGCGGGACATAGTCTCGGTCGTGTCGCTGGGGCACTACCTCCTACCAGTGCTCTGCTATGGCATCATCGGCGCTGGAGGGGTTCTTTCGGCTGCCGCAGCTGCATCAACGCCCAGTGAGCTGGCCAGGCAGCTCTCGAGCAGCGAGAGCAAGATTCTCTGCTGCGTGGAGGCCCTGAAGGACGTCGCTGTCAAGGCTGTGGAGGAGGCAGGCTGGGGCCGGGGTGGCGGGGGCAGAGTGTTGATCATGGGCGAGGGCAAAGAATGGACGCTAAAGGTTGTTCAAGGCGATGGGTCGCTGGGGCGGAACCTGATCAACGAAAACGACTTGCTTCCTTGGCAGGCCATCACGGACCGAAAGACGCTAGAGGATAGTTTCGTTATTATGATTTACAGCTCAGGGACTACGGGCCTCCCCAAGG GCGTCAAGCTCTCGCACCGGAACCTTGTGGCCCAAACCGTCATACCAGGGGACTTGCTCAGGCAGTCGTGGGGCGGATCGCAGCCTAAATGGGATTATCGTACCCTGGCTCACCTGCCGATGGCGCACATTGCCGGCATCCAGGGCTACCTCATCAACCCCTTCTACGTGAACGGGACGGTCTACTGGATGCCACGGTTCGACTGGCCCAAGTTCCTGCAGTACAACAAGCAGTATAAGATCACCATCTTCTTCACGGCGCCGCCCATATACCTGATGATCACCAAAAGCCCGGACGTGAAGGACCACTTCGCGAGCCTCGTGAGAGCCATCAGCGGCGCCGCACCTCTGGGCAAGGAACTGCAGCACGCGGCGAGCCGTAAGCTCGGGACCGGCCAAAACGTCTTCATCAGCCAGACGTGGGGCCTGAGCGAGACTTGCGGCAGCGCGACGCTGATGCCGCCGGGGATAGACGACGACACGGGCAGCGTCTCGGCGCTCATGCCCAACATGGAGGCGCGCATcgtggacgacgaggaccgCGACGTGGAGCCCGGACAGCCCGGCGAGGTGCTGCTCCGCGGGCCCGTCGTCTGCAACGGCTACTACAAGAACGAGGCGGCCGACAGGGAGAGCTTCACGAAAGCGGCCGACGGCGGCCGCTGGTTCCGCACGGGCGACGTGGCCCACGTCCGCGACGGGCTCATCTACATCATCGACAGGAAGAAGGAGCTCATCAAGTACAAGGGCTTGCAGGTCGCGCCCGCCGAGCTCGAGGCCCTGCTGCTCACCCACCCGGCTGTGCTGGACGCGGCCGTCATCGGCGTGCCCGCGGTCGAGGGCGACGAGACCAGCGAGGTGCCCAGGGCGTACGTGGTGGCGGACAGGAAAAAaatcgacgccgaggccatcaaggacTTTGTCAAGCGCAACGCGGCCAATCACAAGCAGCTCAGGGGCGGAGTGGTCTTTGTGGACGCCATCCCCAAGAGCCCGGCTGGGAAGATACTCAGGAGAGATCTGAGGGCGATGGCTACCAGGGGACAGAGTAAGCTGTGA